In the genome of Persephonella sp. KM09-Lau-8, one region contains:
- a CDS encoding ABC transporter ATP-binding protein encodes MQTKKKKIQVKNLTKKFGDRLILKGISFDVYEGEIFVLMGGSGSGKSTTIKHIIGLLKPTSGQIIVDGTDITKLSDKELIDFRKKMGYLFQEGALFDSLKVWENVGFYFLENTNMPAKEIYKLAQEKLALVGLKGIEELYPSELSGGMRKRVSLARAISTDPEIIMYDEPTSGLDPVTSAMIDKLIMGLRDKIGVTSIVVTHDLDSAFGIADRIAMIHKGKIYAIGTPEEIKNNPDPIVQQFINRKAEGPITEELYKEMNLEKTGK; translated from the coding sequence ATGCAGACAAAAAAGAAGAAAATACAGGTAAAAAACCTTACTAAAAAGTTTGGAGACAGGCTTATCCTGAAAGGTATCTCCTTTGATGTTTATGAAGGGGAGATTTTTGTCCTTATGGGTGGTAGTGGTAGCGGAAAAAGCACCACTATAAAACATATTATTGGTCTTCTGAAACCAACCAGTGGCCAGATTATTGTTGATGGAACAGATATAACAAAATTATCAGATAAAGAGCTTATAGATTTTAGGAAGAAAATGGGTTATTTATTTCAGGAGGGAGCTCTTTTTGATAGTTTAAAAGTCTGGGAAAATGTTGGATTTTACTTTTTAGAAAATACTAATATGCCTGCAAAAGAGATTTACAAACTGGCACAGGAGAAATTAGCACTTGTAGGTCTTAAGGGAATTGAGGAACTTTATCCTTCTGAACTTTCTGGGGGTATGAGGAAAAGGGTATCCCTTGCCAGAGCAATATCAACAGACCCTGAAATCATAATGTATGATGAGCCAACCTCTGGATTAGACCCTGTAACAAGTGCAATGATAGATAAACTAATTATGGGGCTCAGGGATAAAATAGGAGTAACTTCTATAGTAGTTACTCACGACCTTGATAGTGCATTCGGAATAGCAGATAGAATAGCAATGATACATAAAGGAAAAATTTATGCTATTGGAACACCTGAAGAAATCAAAAACAATCCAGACCCTATAGTTCAGCAATTTATAAACAGGAAGGCAGAGGGACCTATAACCGAAGAGCTTTATAAAGAGATGAATTTAGAAAAAACTGGAAAATGA
- the rph gene encoding ribonuclease PH codes for MRPDGRSPTQLRPIKIIRDFNIYAEGSVLIEIGNTRVIITASIEEKVPPFLRGTGQGWITAEYAMLPRSTESRNIREVVRGAPSGRTQEIQRLIGRSLRGVVDLKKLGERTLWVDCDVIQADGGTRVASITGAFIAVADAMIKITESGVVQQNPLKDYVAAVSTGVVGKEVVLDLNFKEDSAAKVDMNLVMTGSGNFVEIQATGEEYSFSQEEFDKMLEYGKLGINKLIHIQKQFIEGMPSIGHWKRKDIKEFVYTDTGGN; via the coding sequence TTGCGTCCAGACGGAAGAAGTCCAACCCAGCTTAGACCAATAAAAATTATCAGGGATTTTAACATCTATGCAGAAGGTTCTGTCCTTATTGAGATAGGAAATACCAGAGTAATTATTACTGCATCAATAGAAGAAAAAGTTCCACCATTCCTTAGGGGAACTGGGCAGGGATGGATTACAGCAGAATATGCAATGCTTCCAAGGTCTACAGAAAGTAGAAATATAAGAGAGGTTGTCAGAGGAGCGCCTTCCGGCAGAACACAGGAAATTCAAAGACTAATCGGAAGGTCATTAAGAGGTGTAGTTGACCTGAAAAAATTAGGGGAAAGAACCCTCTGGGTTGATTGTGATGTTATTCAGGCAGATGGTGGAACAAGGGTTGCTTCAATAACAGGAGCATTTATAGCTGTTGCCGATGCGATGATAAAAATAACAGAAAGCGGAGTTGTCCAGCAAAATCCACTTAAAGATTATGTAGCTGCAGTTTCTACAGGGGTTGTAGGTAAAGAGGTTGTTTTAGACCTGAATTTCAAGGAGGACTCAGCTGCAAAAGTTGATATGAATCTTGTTATGACAGGAAGCGGAAATTTTGTTGAAATACAGGCTACAGGAGAGGAATACTCCTTTTCACAGGAAGAGTTTGACAAAATGCTTGAATATGGAAAATTAGGAATTAATAAGCTTATACATATACAAAAACAATTTATTGAAGGAATGCCATCTATTGGCCACTGGAAAAGAAAGGATATTAAAGAGTTTGTTTATACCGATACAGGAGGAAATTAA
- a CDS encoding ketopantoate reductase family protein — MKIAVFGLGALGIAFATFLKKAGATVYGITKPEYLSRFPDNILCVTGIWGNHQVKLDGITDKPETLPPVDFIILTVKSYDTAKALKQLSPLMKNETLLVIAQNGYGNYEQAVEKFGENRVLLARVIFGSKVINRNCAEITVNADDVRIGDPSGTISEEKILPLINFLKKGGIPASYAPDVYQILWDKILYNCALNPLGALLECNYGSLAENPETRKIMNNIIHEIFEVTKANNIKLNWSSPEEYIKNFYEKLIPPTAKHYPSMYYDLKSGKKTEIDALNGAIVKLAKKKGLKAPVNETITELIKFKENQL, encoded by the coding sequence ATGAAAATAGCAGTTTTCGGGCTTGGAGCCCTTGGTATTGCTTTTGCAACATTTTTAAAAAAAGCAGGTGCCACAGTTTACGGTATTACTAAGCCAGAATATCTAAGCAGATTTCCTGATAATATCCTGTGTGTAACAGGAATATGGGGAAATCATCAGGTTAAATTGGATGGTATTACAGATAAACCAGAAACTCTACCACCAGTAGATTTTATAATACTTACCGTTAAATCTTATGACACTGCTAAAGCTCTAAAACAGCTTTCTCCATTAATGAAAAACGAAACTCTACTTGTTATTGCCCAGAACGGATATGGAAATTATGAACAGGCAGTTGAAAAGTTTGGAGAAAATAGGGTTTTGCTTGCAAGGGTTATTTTTGGCTCAAAGGTTATAAATAGGAATTGTGCAGAAATCACCGTTAATGCAGACGATGTCAGGATTGGAGACCCTTCAGGAACAATTTCAGAAGAAAAAATTCTTCCTTTAATCAATTTTCTAAAAAAAGGGGGAATTCCTGCATCTTATGCTCCGGATGTTTACCAGATATTATGGGATAAAATTCTTTATAACTGTGCACTTAATCCGTTGGGAGCATTACTGGAGTGCAATTATGGCAGCCTTGCCGAAAATCCTGAAACCAGAAAAATCATGAACAATATTATTCATGAAATATTTGAGGTAACAAAAGCAAATAATATAAAGCTAAACTGGAGCTCTCCAGAGGAATATATAAAAAACTTTTATGAAAAATTAATTCCACCAACTGCAAAACATTATCCCTCAATGTATTATGACCTGAAATCAGGTAAAAAAACTGAAATAGATGCCCTTAATGGTGCAATAGTAAAACTGGCAAAAAAAAAGGGGCTAAAAGCCCCTGTTAATGAGACAATAACAGAGTTAATTAAATTTAAGGAAAATCAGTTATAA
- a CDS encoding bifunctional ADP-dependent NAD(P)H-hydrate dehydratase/NAD(P)H-hydrate epimerase: MKLLKASEMAFADENTIKLTGIPSLVLMENAGRTAAQIILEKKDFNSAVVIAGSGNNGGDGLVIARYLLLAGKDVKVFILSDTTKKLSEDNRKNLEIFETFGGQVSLIGKDKLGKLRNAIKSADIVVDAIFGTGFKPPVKGYREKAIEIINNYARYVVAVDIPSGLSTDTGNIEGVHTKADITITFAYPKVAHVLYPASEFCGDVYVVDISIDHQYLKEVHRYLLEPVELVLPERKKNSHKYTYGHLLVIGGSKGKTGAPIMAAKSATAAGSGLVSVVVPEELDTIFETALIEEMSIPVDSRDGTFGKKAADQIKQIIKNGKFTSIAIGMGMSVNQYTMQVVERILKEKMPVVIDADGLNNLAIIDGFKNLLQKRKYPTVLTPHIGEMSRLTGISTKEILDNMEDVVREFSTETKTYVVLKGSRTVISTPEGKVYYSIRGNEGMATAGTGDVLAGILGTMVYRLGAEEGAKTGVYLHGLSGDIAAQYINKESMKATDLIKFIPDALDLLQNYQEKYTFYKHIDPLKEIL; this comes from the coding sequence ATGAAATTATTAAAAGCCAGCGAAATGGCTTTTGCAGACGAAAACACAATAAAGCTGACCGGAATTCCATCCCTTGTTTTAATGGAAAATGCTGGTAGAACGGCAGCCCAGATTATATTGGAAAAGAAGGATTTTAATTCTGCTGTTGTTATTGCAGGAAGTGGAAATAACGGGGGAGATGGGCTTGTAATAGCCCGTTATCTGCTCCTTGCCGGCAAAGATGTAAAAGTTTTTATACTTTCAGATACTACCAAAAAGCTATCAGAAGACAACAGAAAAAATCTGGAGATATTTGAAACCTTCGGCGGACAGGTTAGCCTTATAGGAAAAGATAAATTAGGAAAACTAAGAAATGCTATAAAGTCCGCTGATATAGTAGTTGATGCTATTTTTGGCACTGGATTTAAACCACCTGTGAAAGGCTACAGGGAAAAGGCAATAGAAATCATAAATAACTATGCCAGATATGTGGTTGCTGTTGATATACCATCAGGATTGTCAACAGATACAGGAAATATAGAAGGGGTTCATACAAAAGCAGATATAACAATAACCTTTGCTTATCCAAAGGTTGCCCATGTTTTGTATCCTGCATCTGAGTTTTGTGGAGATGTTTATGTGGTTGATATATCTATAGACCACCAGTATTTAAAGGAAGTCCATAGATATCTGCTTGAGCCTGTAGAGCTTGTTTTACCTGAAAGAAAGAAAAACAGCCATAAATATACCTATGGTCATCTGCTTGTGATTGGCGGTTCGAAAGGTAAAACAGGTGCACCTATTATGGCTGCAAAATCTGCAACTGCAGCCGGTTCAGGACTGGTTTCTGTAGTGGTTCCTGAAGAACTTGATACCATATTTGAAACAGCCCTGATAGAAGAGATGAGTATCCCTGTTGACAGCAGAGATGGAACATTTGGAAAAAAAGCTGCTGACCAGATTAAGCAAATCATTAAAAACGGTAAATTTACATCTATAGCTATTGGAATGGGAATGTCTGTAAATCAATACACAATGCAGGTTGTAGAAAGAATTTTAAAAGAAAAAATGCCTGTTGTTATTGATGCTGACGGGCTGAATAATCTTGCAATAATAGACGGATTTAAAAATCTTCTGCAAAAAAGAAAATATCCAACGGTGCTGACACCACACATTGGAGAAATGTCCCGATTAACAGGTATTTCAACAAAAGAAATACTGGACAATATGGAAGATGTAGTTAGAGAGTTTTCCACAGAGACAAAAACGTATGTGGTTCTTAAAGGCTCACGGACAGTAATCTCAACCCCAGAAGGCAAAGTTTATTACTCAATCCGTGGAAATGAGGGAATGGCAACAGCAGGCACAGGAGATGTCCTTGCAGGAATTCTGGGAACAATGGTTTATAGGCTTGGTGCAGAAGAAGGGGCAAAAACAGGGGTTTATCTCCATGGACTTTCAGGGGATATAGCTGCCCAATATATAAATAAAGAAAGCATGAAAGCCACAGACCTTATCAAATTCATCCCAGATGCTTTAGACCTACTTCAAAACTATCAGGAAAAATACACCTTCTACAAACATATAGACCCCCTCAAAGAAATCCTTTAG
- a CDS encoding ribbon-helix-helix protein, CopG family encodes MKLKSKKVRKNITISKEAERKLKELAKIENKSQSQLIEELIEEVYKEIEKKKKLEALKRIVENRKYFKGIDPNITIQKIKEQMGSEL; translated from the coding sequence ATGAAACTAAAAAGCAAAAAAGTAAGAAAAAATATAACTATCTCTAAGGAAGCAGAAAGAAAACTAAAAGAACTGGCAAAAATAGAAAATAAATCCCAGAGCCAGCTTATAGAAGAGCTTATAGAGGAAGTTTACAAAGAAATAGAAAAAAAGAAAAAATTAGAAGCCTTAAAAAGGATTGTTGAAAACAGGAAATACTTCAAAGGAATCGACCCAAACATAACTATACAAAAAATAAAGGAGCAGATGGGAAGTGAATTATAA
- a CDS encoding HEPN domain-containing protein translates to MREEFFKTGEKELKEAHELLEIDFCDDGLVFFHLQNATRALLKALGISYGLEVEKVGSIRNLIELIKQKTTVKFPDWIEQIIELEEISMSDGCAASICYDYDMYGDIVEAVDALYKFVKEQIQG, encoded by the coding sequence ATGAGGGAGGAGTTTTTTAAAACAGGGGAAAAAGAACTAAAAGAAGCCCATGAATTATTAGAGATTGATTTTTGTGATGATGGGCTTGTTTTTTTTCATCTTCAAAATGCTACAAGAGCACTACTAAAAGCACTTGGCATAAGCTATGGTCTTGAGGTTGAAAAGGTAGGTTCAATCAGAAATCTGATTGAATTAATAAAACAAAAAACCACCGTAAAATTTCCAGACTGGATAGAGCAAATCATAGAGCTGGAAGAAATCTCCATGTCAGATGGTTGTGCTGCTTCTATATGTTATGACTATGATATGTATGGTGATATTGTTGAGGCGGTGGATGCACTTTATAAATTTGTGAAGGAGCAGATTCAGGGATGA
- a CDS encoding Fic family protein, translating into MNEKLILERKKLLDQLGGITEPVIENKEWLYLLEEETRNSILIEGYFVDEEELEQILAGNKPVSKSQEEAIKHFKTAKFIYGLAYENYKSDEFLFGIPLIRQINKELGFNDEFRKEKIKIAGAKFEPPENYIEEWLRVYIDYVYSLNNDFFNNLSVSHAFFEEIHPFKDGNGRTGRILLNYILISNGYPLVIIKGTDKSKQIYYKGLEEIDNQLFNLFTEYKNIPPDKHKVLERLKEAKSNILKKLILEALRESLDRLIIAKYEKKGEKLEPVGKLLKDLGYSPESTRQLIKRGKIIAVKIKKTWYSTENLVKRFLK; encoded by the coding sequence ATGAATGAAAAACTAATTTTAGAAAGAAAAAAACTATTAGACCAATTAGGCGGAATTACAGAGCCTGTAATAGAAAACAAAGAATGGCTTTATCTACTTGAGGAAGAAACGAGAAATTCAATCCTTATAGAGGGATACTTTGTAGACGAGGAAGAATTAGAACAGATTTTAGCAGGGAATAAACCTGTTTCCAAATCTCAAGAAGAAGCAATTAAGCATTTTAAAACAGCAAAATTTATATACGGTCTTGCCTATGAGAACTATAAATCAGATGAGTTTTTATTTGGTATTCCATTAATTAGACAAATAAACAAAGAACTTGGTTTTAATGATGAGTTTAGAAAAGAAAAAATCAAAATAGCAGGAGCAAAGTTTGAACCTCCAGAAAATTATATAGAAGAATGGTTAAGGGTTTATATTGATTACGTTTATAGCTTAAATAATGACTTTTTTAATAATCTGTCTGTGTCACACGCATTTTTTGAAGAAATCCATCCATTTAAAGATGGGAATGGCAGGACTGGAAGGATACTTTTAAACTACATATTGATTAGTAATGGGTATCCATTAGTTATAATAAAGGGCACAGATAAAAGTAAGCAGATTTATTACAAAGGATTAGAGGAAATCGATAACCAGTTATTTAATTTGTTCACAGAATACAAAAATATACCCCCAGATAAACATAAAGTTTTAGAAAGGCTAAAAGAAGCTAAATCAAATATATTAAAAAAGCTAATACTTGAAGCGCTAAGAGAAAGTTTAGACAGACTAATAATTGCAAAATATGAAAAAAAAGGAGAAAAATTAGAACCTGTAGGTAAATTACTAAAAGATTTAGGATATTCCCCAGAAAGCACAAGGCAACTAATAAAACGGGGCAAAATCATAGCAGTAAAAATAAAAAAGACCTGGTATTCCACAGAAAATTTGGTTAAAAGGTTTTTAAAATAG
- the thrC gene encoding threonine synthase, with protein sequence MCKWEGIIKAYKEYLPVTDKTPIVTLHEGNTPLIEAPNLAKKIAPDLDLKIYLKYEGLNPTGSFKDRGMTLAISKAKEAGKTAVICASTGNTSASAAAYAARAGMDAYVILPKGAVALGKLSQAMVYGAKIIALMGNFDDALSIVREIGEKFPVEVVNSVNPFRIEGQKTASFEIIDVLGDAPDFHFIPVGNAGNITAYWKGYKEYHQAGKSTKLPRMIGWQAEGAAPIVKGFPIKNPQTIATAIKIGNPYSWQPALKSAQESNGFIDAVSDEEILEAYRLVASSEGVFCEPASAASIAGVIKSYRRGLFKGGETIVCTLTGNGLKDPDTVIKASDKPIELPPNLNEIAKYLGL encoded by the coding sequence TTGTGTAAATGGGAAGGAATTATTAAAGCTTATAAAGAATATCTACCAGTTACAGACAAAACCCCTATAGTTACACTCCACGAAGGTAATACTCCATTAATAGAAGCCCCAAATCTTGCTAAAAAAATAGCCCCAGATTTAGACCTTAAAATATACCTTAAATATGAAGGACTTAATCCAACAGGTTCTTTTAAAGATAGAGGTATGACCCTTGCCATTTCAAAGGCAAAAGAAGCAGGAAAAACAGCTGTAATATGTGCCTCAACTGGAAATACCTCAGCCTCAGCAGCAGCTTACGCAGCAAGGGCAGGAATGGATGCCTATGTAATCCTTCCTAAAGGTGCTGTTGCCCTTGGAAAACTTTCTCAAGCTATGGTTTATGGGGCAAAAATAATAGCCCTTATGGGAAATTTTGATGATGCTCTCAGTATAGTTAGGGAAATTGGAGAGAAATTTCCTGTTGAGGTTGTGAACTCTGTAAATCCATTTAGAATAGAAGGTCAAAAGACAGCATCATTTGAGATAATAGATGTTCTTGGGGATGCCCCAGACTTCCATTTTATTCCTGTTGGAAATGCAGGAAATATAACAGCCTACTGGAAAGGATATAAAGAATATCATCAGGCTGGAAAATCCACAAAATTACCCCGTATGATAGGCTGGCAGGCAGAGGGAGCAGCCCCAATAGTCAAAGGATTTCCAATAAAAAATCCCCAGACAATAGCAACTGCCATTAAGATAGGAAATCCATATAGTTGGCAGCCTGCCTTAAAATCTGCACAGGAAAGTAATGGCTTTATTGATGCTGTATCAGATGAGGAGATATTGGAAGCTTACAGGCTTGTAGCTTCTTCGGAAGGTGTATTTTGTGAACCTGCCTCAGCAGCATCGATTGCAGGAGTGATTAAATCTTATAGAAGAGGATTATTCAAAGGTGGTGAAACAATAGTTTGCACACTTACAGGAAACGGATTAAAAGATCCGGATACAGTAATAAAAGCCAGCGATAAGCCAATAGAACTGCCACCAAACCTTAATGAGATTGCAAAATATCTGGGATTATGA
- a CDS encoding TonB-dependent receptor, with the protein MKKVLISALLSIPAFAYQLENIKVESGYGTESEISQITSPVDVITGEEINEKHPFDFKDTIFNRNGFAFSSNGGFGQTVSIYLWGTHPKRTVLYIDGIRANDFTTPNQSAAYELFMMDDIQRIEIVKGIQSGVWGADAVGGVINIVTQRPKKGFHLKTSGLIGDYNTKKAGITLSYANEKIDMLLGYHWFKTSGFSAAEPFNKRWDEAGYERDPYRNETVNFKMGWNITPKDRVKAVVKNVDAVIHYDVYNYSIKKSIDARDYDDPFNSGYVSEYFNHYSQKFYKLQYDKKFKNNHLTLLFAKSKFSRSQSGGFEGEYREYTAKDRFNYSFGFVKFGFSRQDFIQSKDGYSAPKLSRYHNNGYYLTNLSKINKFYLSQSIRHDSYSAFKDKTTWKLGAKYLFDKDLYVSANWGTGYNVPTIDQLYGGCCSFNYGNPNLKPENSIEWDIGAGYKGFSISYFKYSIRDMIDYDFATSKYQNIPGKTKIKGIDASYSRYINFLNTFLRLNYTYLDSKDPKTRKRLARRPLHQIGFDVIWYPTEAVNIGFSGLYVDKRKDLGNRDTGYYTVINAFANFNINKYLLAYVKLDNITDKFYQTAAGYATPDRSLYAGMQLKW; encoded by the coding sequence ATGAAAAAAGTTTTAATATCAGCACTACTTTCAATTCCGGCTTTTGCCTATCAGCTGGAAAATATAAAAGTTGAATCTGGTTATGGCACAGAATCAGAAATTTCCCAGATAACCTCCCCTGTAGATGTGATAACAGGAGAGGAAATAAATGAAAAACATCCATTTGATTTTAAAGATACTATTTTCAACAGGAATGGCTTTGCTTTCAGCTCAAATGGTGGTTTTGGTCAGACAGTATCTATCTATCTATGGGGAACGCATCCTAAAAGAACTGTTCTATATATTGATGGAATTAGAGCAAATGATTTTACAACCCCAAACCAATCAGCCGCTTATGAACTTTTTATGATGGATGATATTCAGAGAATAGAAATAGTAAAGGGTATCCAGTCTGGTGTATGGGGTGCTGATGCTGTAGGTGGAGTGATTAATATTGTTACACAAAGACCTAAAAAGGGTTTCCATCTGAAAACCTCTGGGCTTATCGGAGATTACAACACAAAAAAAGCAGGGATAACTCTTTCCTATGCCAATGAAAAAATAGATATGCTTTTAGGCTATCACTGGTTTAAAACCTCTGGATTTTCAGCTGCAGAGCCTTTTAACAAAAGATGGGATGAGGCAGGATATGAAAGAGACCCATACAGAAATGAAACTGTCAACTTTAAAATGGGTTGGAATATTACCCCAAAAGATAGAGTTAAAGCTGTGGTGAAAAATGTAGATGCAGTTATACATTATGATGTCTATAATTATTCTATTAAGAAAAGTATTGATGCAAGGGATTATGATGATCCATTTAATTCGGGCTATGTAAGTGAATATTTTAACCACTATAGCCAGAAATTTTATAAGTTGCAGTATGACAAAAAGTTCAAAAATAATCATCTTACCCTTTTATTTGCAAAATCCAAGTTCAGTAGAAGCCAATCTGGCGGATTTGAAGGTGAATACAGAGAATATACAGCAAAGGATAGATTTAACTACTCCTTTGGATTTGTAAAATTTGGATTTTCCAGACAAGATTTTATCCAAAGTAAAGATGGATATTCTGCACCAAAACTTTCCAGATACCATAACAATGGTTATTATCTAACAAATCTTTCAAAGATTAATAAATTTTATCTTTCCCAGTCTATTAGACACGATAGTTATTCTGCCTTTAAAGACAAAACAACATGGAAGTTAGGAGCAAAATATCTATTTGATAAAGATTTATACGTATCTGCTAACTGGGGAACAGGATATAACGTGCCTACAATAGACCAGCTTTATGGAGGCTGTTGTAGTTTTAATTATGGAAATCCCAACCTTAAACCAGAAAACTCTATCGAATGGGATATTGGAGCAGGATATAAAGGATTTAGCATAAGCTATTTTAAGTATTCTATAAGGGATATGATTGATTATGATTTTGCCACAAGTAAATATCAAAACATTCCTGGTAAAACTAAAATAAAAGGAATTGATGCCTCATACTCCAGATACATTAATTTTTTAAATACATTTTTAAGACTAAACTATACCTATTTAGACTCTAAAGACCCAAAAACAAGGAAAAGGCTTGCAAGAAGACCATTACACCAGATTGGTTTTGATGTAATCTGGTATCCGACCGAAGCAGTAAATATAGGATTTTCAGGGTTATATGTTGATAAAAGAAAAGATTTAGGTAATAGAGATACGGGCTACTACACAGTCATAAATGCTTTTGCTAACTTTAATATAAACAAATATCTGCTTGCTTATGTAAAGCTGGATAATATAACAGATAAGTTTTATCAGACTGCAGCAGGTTATGCCACACCGGATAGAAGTTTATATGCAGGTATGCAGCTAAAATGGTGA
- a CDS encoding adenylosuccinate synthase, translating to MGNSLVILGSQWGDEGKGKIVDLLTPDYDYVVRYQGGSNAGHTVIVGDKKYALHLIPSGILREGKKNLITNGVVVALEELIAEMDKVSDVVGNDFKGRLFISDRAHIVFPYHKILDGLSEKKKGKDKVGTTLKGIGPAYMAKYARTGIRMVDLFDPPYFKNRLESALNEAKEIAEKIYGETFDLTVDEVYSDTMRMFEKVQELVADTSLMLHNALAKGESILFEGAQGTMLDIDMGTYPYVTSSNASALGLCNGTGVSPRLIGQAKVYGVSKAYVTRVGAGPFPTELNDGIGQKLRDEGNEYGTTTGRPRRCGWLDLVALRFAARINGMDGLIITKLDVLDHFDEIKVAVAYEYEGQIIKDFPASLKILENCKPVYKTLKGWDKSTFRLKDKTQLPAEVWDFINTIEEETGVPVVMLSTGPERSEYIWLK from the coding sequence ATGGGAAATAGCCTTGTTATCCTTGGCTCCCAATGGGGAGATGAAGGAAAAGGTAAAATAGTTGACCTTTTAACCCCTGATTATGATTATGTTGTCAGATATCAGGGTGGTAGTAATGCAGGGCACACCGTTATTGTAGGAGATAAAAAGTATGCATTACATCTAATTCCTTCTGGAATTCTTAGAGAAGGCAAGAAAAATCTAATTACAAATGGTGTTGTTGTTGCCCTTGAAGAGCTTATAGCTGAAATGGATAAAGTAAGTGACGTAGTCGGTAATGATTTTAAAGGAAGGCTTTTTATAAGTGATAGGGCACATATAGTTTTTCCATACCATAAAATCCTTGATGGTCTCTCAGAAAAGAAAAAAGGTAAAGACAAAGTAGGAACAACTCTAAAAGGCATAGGCCCTGCTTACATGGCAAAGTATGCCAGAACAGGCATAAGAATGGTTGACCTGTTTGACCCTCCATATTTTAAAAACAGACTTGAAAGTGCTTTAAATGAAGCCAAGGAGATAGCAGAGAAAATATATGGAGAAACATTTGACCTTACTGTAGATGAAGTTTATTCAGACACAATGAGAATGTTTGAAAAAGTTCAGGAGCTTGTGGCTGATACCTCTTTAATGCTCCATAATGCTTTAGCAAAAGGGGAAAGTATTTTATTTGAAGGTGCTCAGGGAACAATGCTTGATATAGATATGGGAACATATCCTTATGTTACTTCTTCAAATGCTTCAGCCCTTGGACTTTGCAATGGAACTGGAGTTTCCCCAAGGCTGATAGGACAGGCAAAAGTTTACGGAGTAAGCAAGGCCTATGTTACAAGGGTAGGTGCAGGACCATTTCCAACAGAGCTAAATGATGGGATAGGTCAGAAACTCAGAGATGAAGGGAATGAATACGGAACAACAACAGGCAGACCAAGAAGATGTGGCTGGCTTGACCTTGTGGCTCTTAGGTTTGCAGCAAGAATAAATGGAATGGATGGTCTTATAATTACAAAACTTGATGTTTTAGACCATTTTGATGAGATAAAAGTTGCTGTAGCTTATGAATATGAAGGTCAGATAATAAAAGATTTCCCAGCGTCCCTTAAAATTCTTGAAAACTGCAAACCTGTATACAAAACCCTTAAAGGCTGGGACAAAAGCACATTCCGTTTAAAAGATAAAACCCAACTACCTGCAGAAGTATGGGATTTTATAAATACAATAGAAGAAGAAACAGGAGTTCCTGTAGTGATGCTCTCCACAGGGCCAGAGAGAAGCGAATACATCTGGCTTAAATAG
- a CDS encoding DUF481 domain-containing protein yields MFKRILLTGLCLSTVVFATENQKDFEMHGELSYVKTSGNSDTETFATKIEAKKKLELNRFFGKGEFLYGKTDDKENTNKLYLLGRWERLLSERLFFFLQGDYLRDKFSGYDYQTTWSGGFGYDIIKTKKHYLKGLAAIGWTFEDFKTGGSNDYTTGTIELDYNWQILDNLKFIEEFKYRVNLEDTETYFINSDTGIQVKINSHFSLGVGYRVAYQNNPPSDDIEKTDTTFLTSLIIDY; encoded by the coding sequence ATGTTTAAGAGAATTTTATTGACTGGTCTTTGTTTATCAACGGTTGTATTCGCAACTGAAAACCAAAAAGATTTTGAGATGCATGGTGAGCTTTCTTATGTAAAAACATCCGGAAACTCGGATACAGAAACCTTTGCAACAAAAATTGAAGCCAAGAAAAAACTGGAACTTAACCGTTTCTTTGGTAAAGGTGAGTTCTTATATGGAAAAACAGATGATAAAGAGAATACAAATAAGCTATATCTTCTTGGTAGATGGGAAAGGCTTTTAAGTGAAAGATTATTTTTCTTCCTACAGGGTGATTACCTGAGGGACAAGTTCTCCGGTTATGATTACCAGACAACATGGTCTGGTGGTTTTGGTTATGACATTATTAAAACTAAAAAGCATTATTTAAAAGGGCTTGCTGCTATAGGTTGGACATTTGAGGATTTTAAAACAGGTGGCAGTAATGATTACACTACTGGAACAATTGAACTTGATTATAACTGGCAGATTTTGGATAACTTAAAATTTATTGAGGAATTTAAATACAGAGTTAATTTAGAGGATACCGAGACGTATTTCATAAATTCTGATACAGGAATTCAGGTTAAGATTAATTCCCATTTTTCCCTTGGAGTTGGTTATAGGGTAGCTTATCAGAATAACCCCCCTTCTGATGATATAGAAAAAACAGATACAACTTTTCTCACTTCATTAATTATAGATTATTAA